The following are encoded together in the Roseobacter denitrificans OCh 114 genome:
- a CDS encoding cysteine desulfurase family protein produces MRRIYLDHNATAPLRPEARAAMLEVMDLPGNPSSVHAEGRAAKGMMERARRDIAEALGAQDAEIVFTSGATEAAALACAGRNLRASDIEHDAVRAWCPPLLDTDAQGGVTVDDPAQSTLQRANSETGILQDLPQDLAVSDMTQAFGKIPLDFTASGARMALISAHKLGGPKGIGALILRRGQDIPVQIKGGGQEMGRRSGTENLIGIAGFAAAAQAARRDLDAGRWEEIKELRKILENTLAAETKTTIFIGKEANRLPNTLCFATPGWKGEAQVIQMDLAGFAVSAGSACSSGKVKASSVLRAMGLDEATASCAIRVSLGLETTKTEVLQFAQAWLEKEKKFRARAA; encoded by the coding sequence GTGAGACGAATTTACCTCGATCACAATGCGACTGCACCGCTGCGCCCGGAGGCGCGCGCGGCGATGCTGGAGGTGATGGATCTGCCGGGCAATCCTTCCTCTGTGCACGCAGAAGGGCGCGCGGCCAAGGGTATGATGGAACGCGCACGCCGCGACATTGCCGAGGCATTGGGGGCGCAGGATGCGGAGATCGTTTTCACGTCCGGCGCCACCGAAGCCGCAGCGCTCGCCTGCGCCGGGCGCAATCTGCGGGCCAGTGATATCGAACATGACGCGGTGCGTGCATGGTGCCCACCGCTCCTCGATACCGACGCGCAGGGCGGTGTTACGGTCGATGATCCCGCACAATCGACCCTGCAACGGGCCAATTCGGAAACCGGTATCCTGCAGGATTTGCCACAGGACCTCGCCGTCAGCGACATGACACAGGCTTTTGGAAAGATACCGCTCGATTTCACCGCGAGCGGTGCGCGCATGGCGCTGATCTCGGCCCATAAGCTGGGTGGTCCCAAGGGGATCGGTGCGCTGATCCTGCGGCGCGGGCAGGACATACCGGTGCAGATCAAAGGCGGCGGGCAGGAGATGGGCCGCCGCTCAGGCACGGAAAACCTGATTGGAATCGCGGGTTTCGCCGCTGCTGCGCAGGCAGCGCGGCGTGATCTGGACGCCGGACGCTGGGAAGAAATCAAAGAACTTAGAAAGATTCTAGAAAACACCCTTGCAGCCGAGACAAAGACAACTATTTTTATCGGGAAAGAGGCAAATCGTTTGCCGAACACGTTATGTTTTGCCACGCCGGGCTGGAAAGGCGAGGCCCAGGTGATCCAGATGGATCTTGCCGGGTTCGCCGTTAGCGCAGGGTCTGCCTGCTCCAGCGGCAAGGTCAAGGCGAGCAGCGTGTTACGGGCGATGGGGCTGGATGAAGCGACCGCAAGCTGCGCCATTCGCGTGTCCTTGGGTCTGGAGACGACGAAAACCGAGGTCCTGCAGTTTGCACAGGCCTGGCTTGAAAAAGAAAAGAAATTTCGCGCCCGCGCGGCGTGA
- a CDS encoding Rrf2 family transcriptional regulator — protein sequence MKLSTKGRYAMVALADIAMQPQDKLVSLGDIATRQAISLAYLEQLFVKLRRAELVASVRGPGGGYRLTRSPSDIRVVEILSAVDETVDAMHKGAGASGGASGSQAQSLTNRLWESLSAHVYVFLHQTRLSDVIANELAPCPAVPNLFDIVDEPTEPA from the coding sequence ATGAAACTCTCAACAAAAGGGCGATATGCGATGGTGGCGCTGGCGGATATCGCGATGCAGCCGCAGGACAAACTGGTCTCGCTGGGGGATATCGCGACGCGGCAGGCGATCTCGCTGGCCTATCTGGAACAGCTGTTTGTCAAGCTGCGCCGTGCCGAACTTGTCGCATCCGTGCGTGGACCGGGGGGCGGGTATCGCTTGACGCGCTCGCCGTCCGACATCCGGGTTGTGGAAATCCTGAGCGCGGTGGATGAAACCGTGGATGCGATGCACAAGGGGGCAGGGGCCTCCGGGGGCGCTTCCGGCAGTCAGGCGCAGTCTCTGACCAACCGCCTGTGGGAAAGTCTGAGCGCGCATGTCTATGTATTTCTGCACCAAACGCGGCTGTCGGATGTGATTGCCAATGAACTCGCACCCTGTCCTGCGGTGCCCAACCTGTTCGACATCGTGGATGAGCCGACAGAACCCGCCTAA
- a CDS encoding alpha/beta hydrolase has protein sequence MPEVIFPGPEGRLEGRYHPQKERDAPIAIILHPHPQFGGTMNHIIVHRMHYAFYNMGFTVLRFNFRGVGRSQGEYDQGIGELSDAASALDYLQSMNNNSKHCWVAGFSFGAWIGMQLLMRRPEITGFISVAPPANMYDFSFLAPCPSSGLVINGTADRVAPPSDTEALVSKLHEQKGITITHEQVEGAGHFFEEPHLDTLIETTTDYVKRRLTETSR, from the coding sequence ATGCCTGAGGTCATTTTCCCCGGCCCCGAGGGTCGGCTTGAAGGTCGTTACCACCCCCAAAAAGAGCGCGACGCGCCGATTGCGATTATCCTGCACCCGCACCCCCAGTTCGGCGGCACCATGAACCATATCATCGTGCACCGGATGCATTATGCGTTCTACAACATGGGCTTCACCGTCCTGCGGTTCAATTTCCGCGGTGTCGGCCGCAGCCAGGGCGAGTATGATCAGGGGATCGGTGAGCTGTCCGACGCCGCCTCGGCGCTGGATTATCTGCAATCCATGAACAACAATTCGAAACACTGCTGGGTTGCCGGGTTTTCCTTTGGCGCCTGGATCGGGATGCAGTTGCTCATGCGGCGCCCCGAGATTACAGGGTTCATTTCCGTGGCCCCCCCTGCAAACATGTATGACTTTTCGTTTCTTGCGCCCTGCCCGTCCTCGGGCCTTGTGATCAATGGCACGGCAGATCGTGTGGCCCCGCCCAGCGATACCGAAGCGCTGGTGAGCAAGCTGCACGAACAAAAGGGCATCACGATCACCCATGAGCAGGTCGAGGGTGCCGGGCATTTCTTCGAAGAGCCCCACCTTGATACGCTGATCGAGACAACAACGGATTATGTCAAACGTCGGCTGACCGAAACGTCACGCTGA
- a CDS encoding HD domain-containing protein: MSDRLAAQIAFLSEADQLKSVMRASRLHDNSRYENSAEHSWHVMLYAFVLAEQAGPDVRIDRVLKMLLLHDIVEIDAGDNPIHGTVDAAAQEAKEQIAADRLFGLLPQDQAKAFRDIWDEFEAAETPDAVFAKSIDRVQPPISNMANGGGSWLEYGVTIDQLSQRVGTPVQRGAPRLWQWLFPKLEAFFSKMPSK, encoded by the coding sequence ATGAGTGATCGGCTGGCAGCCCAGATCGCCTTTCTCAGCGAAGCGGACCAGCTGAAATCGGTCATGCGCGCCTCGCGGCTGCACGACAATTCCCGCTATGAAAACTCCGCCGAACACTCGTGGCACGTGATGCTGTATGCTTTCGTGCTGGCGGAACAGGCGGGTCCGGACGTGCGCATCGACCGGGTGCTCAAGATGCTGCTGCTGCATGACATCGTGGAGATCGACGCAGGCGACAATCCGATCCACGGCACTGTGGATGCTGCCGCACAAGAGGCAAAGGAACAGATCGCGGCGGACCGCCTGTTCGGCCTGTTGCCACAGGATCAGGCGAAAGCGTTTCGCGACATCTGGGACGAATTCGAAGCCGCAGAGACACCGGATGCGGTTTTTGCCAAATCCATCGACCGGGTACAGCCGCCGATTTCCAACATGGCAAATGGCGGCGGGTCGTGGCTTGAATATGGCGTCACCATCGATCAGCTGTCGCAGCGTGTGGGCACGCCTGTGCAAAGGGGCGCGCCGCGCCTTTGGCAGTGGCTTTTCCCGAAACTGGAAGCGTTTTTCAGCAAGATGCCGTCAAAATAA
- a CDS encoding NADP-dependent isocitrate dehydrogenase has protein sequence MTKIKVQNPVVELDGDEMTRIIWDFIKQKLILPYLDIDLKYYDLGMESRDATDDQITVDAAHAIKEHGVGVKCATITPDEARVEEFGLKQMWRSPNGTIRNILGGVIFRQPIICRNVPRLVPGWTKPIVVGRHAYGDQYRATDFKFPGKGKLTLKFVGEDGTEIEREVFDAPDSGVVMAMYNLDKSIIDFARASFNYGLTLGWPVYLSTKNTILKQYDGRFLELFAQVFEAEFKEKFDAAGIWYEHRLIDDMVASAMKWSGGYVWACKNYDGDVQSDTVAQGFGSLGLMASVLMTPDGQVVESEAAHGTVTRHYRQHQKGEATSTNSIASIYAWTGGLKHRAKLDDNDALLNFAETLEKVVVDTVESGFMTKDLALLVGPDQGWLTTQGFLEKISENLNTALAG, from the coding sequence GTGACGAAGATCAAAGTGCAAAACCCCGTTGTGGAACTCGATGGGGATGAAATGACCCGCATTATCTGGGATTTCATCAAGCAGAAATTGATCCTGCCCTATCTGGATATTGATCTGAAATACTATGATCTGGGTATGGAATCCCGCGATGCCACGGACGATCAGATCACCGTGGATGCAGCCCATGCGATCAAGGAACACGGTGTCGGTGTCAAATGCGCGACGATCACGCCGGATGAAGCCCGCGTCGAAGAGTTCGGCCTGAAACAGATGTGGCGCTCGCCCAATGGCACGATCCGCAACATTCTGGGCGGGGTGATCTTTCGCCAGCCGATCATTTGCCGGAACGTGCCGCGCCTCGTGCCCGGGTGGACAAAACCCATCGTTGTGGGGCGTCACGCCTATGGCGATCAATACCGCGCGACAGATTTCAAATTTCCCGGCAAGGGCAAGCTGACCCTCAAATTTGTCGGTGAAGACGGCACGGAGATTGAGCGCGAGGTCTTTGACGCGCCCGACAGCGGTGTTGTGATGGCGATGTACAACCTCGACAAATCCATCATCGATTTTGCGCGCGCATCCTTCAATTATGGCCTCACTCTGGGCTGGCCCGTCTATCTGTCCACGAAAAACACCATTCTGAAACAATATGACGGGCGGTTCCTCGAACTCTTCGCGCAGGTTTTCGAGGCGGAATTCAAGGAGAAATTCGACGCCGCCGGTATCTGGTACGAACACCGCCTGATTGATGACATGGTCGCCTCTGCCATGAAGTGGTCGGGTGGATATGTCTGGGCCTGCAAGAATTATGATGGCGATGTGCAGTCGGACACGGTTGCGCAGGGCTTTGGATCACTGGGGCTGATGGCATCGGTGTTGATGACACCGGACGGACAGGTCGTCGAATCCGAAGCCGCGCATGGCACCGTCACCCGCCATTATCGCCAGCACCAGAAAGGCGAAGCGACCTCGACCAATTCCATTGCCTCGATCTATGCCTGGACAGGCGGGCTGAAGCACCGTGCCAAGCTTGACGACAATGACGCCTTGCTCAATTTTGCCGAAACGCTGGAAAAAGTGGTCGTGGATACGGTGGAAAGCGGGTTTATGACCAAAGACCTTGCGCTGCTCGTGGGGCCGGATCAGGGCTGGCTGACAACGCAGGGGTTCCTGGAAAAGATCAGCGAGAACCTCAACACGGCGCTTGCAGGCTGA
- a CDS encoding DMT family transporter, translated as MPLHYLYLILAVLFETIGTTALQASQQFTRTGPTIVVVIAYGLAFFLLGLTLKYMPVGVVYAIWSGLGIVFIACIGFVVFGQRLDLPAIIGLGLILSGILVIHLLSNTTQH; from the coding sequence ATGCCACTGCACTATCTCTATCTGATCCTCGCCGTCCTGTTTGAAACGATCGGCACCACCGCCCTTCAGGCCAGCCAGCAGTTCACCCGCACAGGCCCCACCATCGTCGTTGTGATCGCCTATGGGCTGGCTTTCTTCCTGCTGGGCCTGACGCTCAAATACATGCCCGTCGGTGTGGTCTATGCGATCTGGTCGGGTCTGGGCATCGTCTTTATCGCCTGCATCGGTTTCGTGGTGTTTGGTCAACGGCTCGACCTGCCCGCGATCATCGGGTTGGGTCTGATTCTGTCCGGTATTCTGGTCATTCACCTGCTGTCAAATACCACGCAGCATTAA
- the typA gene encoding translational GTPase TypA produces MDLRNIAIIAHVDHGKTTLVDELLKQSGTYRENQATTERAMDSNDLERERGITILAKATSVEWKGTRINIVDTPGHADFGGEVERILSMVDGVVLLVDAAEGPMPQTKFVTSKALALGLRPIVVLNKVDKPDAEPDRALDECFDLFANLGADDDQLDFPAMYASGRSGWADVELDGPRKDLSALFDLIVEHVPAPAQLAQRDAPFQMLATTLGADPFIGRILTGRVEAGTVKAGETVKALSRDGTQIESFRVTKVLAFRGLNQQPIDLAEAGDIVSLAGMSKATVADSIVAPQVTEALPSQPIDPPTITVTFGINDSPLAGRDGKKVQSRVIRERLMKEAESNVAIKISDTPGGEAFEVAGRGELQMGVLIENMRREGFELSISRPQVLFRDIDGVRHEPIEEATIDVDDEYSGAVIEKITGTRRGELVEMKPAGAGKTRIVAHVPSRGLIGYHGEFLTDTRGTGVLNRVFHGWAPHKGPIPGRRAGVLISMENGTSVAYALWNLEERGKMMIGAQADVYTGMIIGEHSRENDLEVNPLKGKKLTNVRASGTDEAVRLTTPITLSLEEAIAYIDDDELVEVTPNAIRLRKRYLDPHERKRMARAG; encoded by the coding sequence ATGGACCTGCGAAACATCGCAATTATTGCTCACGTTGATCACGGTAAAACCACGCTTGTGGATGAATTGCTCAAACAATCGGGCACCTACCGGGAAAATCAGGCCACCACGGAACGGGCGATGGACAGCAATGATCTGGAGCGCGAACGCGGTATCACCATTCTGGCCAAAGCCACATCCGTCGAATGGAAGGGCACGCGTATCAACATCGTGGATACCCCCGGCCACGCGGATTTCGGTGGTGAGGTTGAGCGCATCCTGTCCATGGTGGACGGTGTGGTGCTGCTGGTGGACGCGGCCGAAGGGCCGATGCCGCAGACGAAATTCGTCACCTCAAAGGCGCTTGCCCTCGGCCTGCGCCCGATTGTTGTGCTGAACAAGGTCGACAAGCCAGACGCCGAACCCGACCGCGCGCTGGATGAGTGTTTCGATCTTTTTGCCAACCTTGGCGCGGATGATGACCAACTGGATTTCCCGGCCATGTATGCCTCGGGGCGCTCTGGCTGGGCGGATGTCGAGCTGGATGGTCCGCGCAAGGACCTTTCGGCGCTGTTTGATCTGATCGTCGAACACGTCCCCGCCCCGGCGCAACTGGCGCAGCGCGACGCGCCGTTCCAGATGCTGGCCACAACACTGGGTGCGGACCCGTTTATCGGGCGCATTCTGACGGGCCGGGTTGAGGCCGGGACCGTCAAAGCGGGCGAAACCGTCAAGGCGCTGAGCCGGGATGGCACGCAGATCGAATCCTTTCGTGTGACCAAAGTGCTGGCGTTTCGCGGGCTGAACCAGCAACCGATTGATCTGGCTGAAGCGGGTGATATCGTGAGCCTTGCGGGCATGTCCAAGGCAACCGTCGCCGACAGTATCGTCGCCCCGCAAGTTACCGAGGCCCTGCCATCGCAGCCCATCGACCCGCCGACCATCACCGTCACCTTCGGCATCAATGACAGCCCGCTTGCTGGCCGCGATGGCAAGAAGGTCCAGTCGCGCGTCATCCGGGAGCGGCTGATGAAAGAGGCGGAAAGCAACGTGGCGATCAAGATTTCCGACACACCCGGCGGCGAGGCCTTCGAAGTTGCAGGGCGCGGCGAACTCCAGATGGGTGTTCTGATTGAAAACATGCGCCGCGAGGGGTTTGAACTCTCCATCTCGCGCCCGCAGGTGCTGTTTCGCGACATCGACGGGGTGCGCCATGAACCCATCGAAGAAGCCACGATCGATGTGGATGATGAATATTCCGGGGCCGTGATCGAAAAAATAACAGGCACGCGCCGGGGGGAGCTTGTCGAGATGAAACCAGCCGGTGCGGGCAAGACGCGCATCGTGGCACATGTGCCCTCGCGCGGGTTGATCGGCTATCACGGCGAATTCCTGACCGATACGCGCGGCACGGGCGTGCTGAACCGCGTCTTTCATGGCTGGGCACCTCACAAGGGGCCTATTCCGGGCCGGCGGGCGGGTGTCCTGATTTCGATGGAAAACGGCACCTCGGTGGCCTATGCGCTGTGGAACCTTGAAGAGCGCGGTAAAATGATGATCGGGGCGCAGGCTGATGTCTACACCGGTATGATCATCGGTGAGCACAGCCGTGAGAATGACCTCGAAGTGAACCCGCTGAAAGGCAAGAAACTGACCAACGTGCGCGCCTCCGGTACGGATGAGGCCGTGCGGCTGACCACACCGATCACCCTCAGCCTGGAAGAAGCCATCGCCTATATCGACGATGATGAACTGGTCGAGGTGACACCAAACGCCATCCGGTTGCGCAAACGCTACCTTGATCCGCATGAGCGCAAACGCATGGCGCGCGCAGGCTGA
- a CDS encoding DUF1330 domain-containing protein translates to MGALWIAHVKVTDEEAYGKYAALATEAIAAHGGHFIARGGRFVQLEGQARPRNVVARFPDVESAEKCYNSEIYQRALNHARDASERDLMIIETTE, encoded by the coding sequence ATGGGCGCGCTTTGGATTGCACATGTCAAGGTCACGGATGAGGAAGCCTATGGAAAATACGCAGCCCTCGCCACAGAGGCGATTGCCGCGCATGGCGGCCATTTCATCGCCCGCGGTGGTCGCTTCGTCCAACTGGAAGGTCAAGCCCGCCCGCGCAATGTCGTGGCACGGTTTCCCGATGTTGAATCCGCTGAAAAATGTTATAATTCAGAAATTTACCAGCGGGCCTTAAACCATGCGCGCGATGCGTCCGAGCGGGATCTGATGATCATCGAGACAACCGAATAG
- the alaS gene encoding alanine--tRNA ligase — translation MQTLNDIRSTFLSYFEKQGHSVVASSPLVPRNDPTLMFANSGMVQFKNLFTGVETRAYKRATTAQKCVRAGGKHNDLDNVGYTARHHTFFEMLGNFSFGDYFKEDAIPFAWDLVTRELGIDKSRLYVTIYHTDEEAAAIWKKVGVPEDRIIPIATNDNFWMMGPTGPCGPCTEIFYDHGDHIWGGPPGSPEEDGDRFVEIWNLVFMQYEQFEDGTRRDLAAQSIDTGMGIERVAALLQGTNDNYATDLMRSLIEASADASNTDPDGPCKTHHRVIADHLRSTSFLMADGVMPSNDGRGYVLRRIMRRAMRHAHLLGAKDPLMHQLVPALVQQMGAAYPELGQAQSMIIQTLLQEETRFKQTLERGLKLLDDELSALGEGDDLPGAAAFKLYDTYGFPLDLTQDALREKGRGVDTDGFDAAMAAQKAKARAAWSGTGEAADAAIWFDVADAQGTTDFLGYDTEVAEGQIVALVQGGTATQTAKAGETVQIALNQTPFYAESGGQVGDTGVIKTANGVANVTDCRKTADVFVHMAKVTEGALSVGEAAQLTVDPARRTAIRANHSATHLLHEALREALGDHVAQRGSLNAEDRLRFDFSHTQALSHEELARVEADVNAYIRQNAPVETRIMTPDAARELGAQALFGEKYGDEVRVVSMGRKEGSGKGLSGDTYSLELCGGTHVRQTGDIGAFVTLGDSASSAGVRRIEALTGAAALQHLRAQDQRLAAVAADLKAQLADVPERVRSLLEERRALSNEVAQLRRELAMSGGGGSAAPDVKDVAGTPFMAQVLSGVTGKDLPGLVDQMKEQMGSGVVLLIADADGKAAVAAGVTKDLTAKLSAVDIVKASVAALGGKGGGGRPDMAQGGAKDAANADAAIAAAETVLKG, via the coding sequence ATGCAAACGCTGAACGATATCCGATCCACCTTTCTGTCCTACTTTGAAAAACAGGGACATTCGGTCGTGGCCTCCAGCCCGCTTGTGCCGCGCAACGACCCGACGCTGATGTTTGCAAACTCTGGCATGGTGCAGTTCAAGAACCTGTTCACCGGGGTCGAAACACGCGCCTATAAACGCGCAACCACGGCGCAGAAATGTGTCCGGGCAGGCGGAAAGCACAATGACCTGGACAACGTCGGCTATACCGCGCGCCACCACACGTTCTTTGAAATGCTGGGGAATTTCAGCTTTGGCGATTACTTCAAGGAAGACGCCATTCCCTTCGCCTGGGATCTCGTGACGCGCGAGCTTGGCATCGACAAATCGCGCCTCTACGTCACGATCTACCACACGGATGAGGAAGCGGCGGCCATCTGGAAGAAAGTCGGCGTGCCCGAGGATCGTATCATTCCGATCGCCACGAATGACAATTTCTGGATGATGGGGCCGACGGGACCCTGTGGCCCCTGCACCGAGATTTTCTATGACCATGGGGATCACATCTGGGGCGGGCCTCCCGGCTCGCCCGAAGAGGACGGCGACCGGTTTGTTGAAATCTGGAACCTCGTTTTCATGCAGTATGAGCAGTTCGAGGACGGAACGCGCCGTGATCTGGCCGCGCAGTCCATCGACACAGGCATGGGCATCGAGCGGGTCGCGGCCCTTTTGCAGGGCACCAACGACAATTATGCAACCGACCTCATGCGCAGCCTCATCGAAGCCTCTGCCGATGCCAGCAATACCGACCCGGATGGGCCGTGCAAAACGCATCATCGCGTGATTGCGGACCATCTGCGCTCGACCTCTTTTCTGATGGCCGATGGGGTGATGCCCTCCAACGACGGGCGCGGCTACGTGTTGCGCCGGATCATGCGGCGCGCCATGCGGCATGCGCATCTGCTGGGTGCGAAAGATCCGTTGATGCACCAGCTTGTACCCGCGCTCGTGCAGCAAATGGGCGCGGCCTATCCCGAATTGGGCCAAGCCCAGAGCATGATCATACAGACACTGTTGCAGGAAGAAACCCGCTTCAAACAGACGCTTGAGCGTGGTTTGAAACTGTTGGACGATGAATTGAGCGCGCTTGGCGAGGGCGATGATCTGCCCGGTGCTGCCGCGTTCAAGCTGTACGATACATACGGCTTTCCGCTGGATCTGACACAGGACGCGCTGCGCGAGAAGGGGCGCGGTGTGGATACGGATGGATTTGACGCGGCGATGGCTGCACAAAAGGCAAAGGCGCGCGCCGCATGGTCAGGCACGGGCGAGGCGGCGGATGCTGCGATCTGGTTTGACGTGGCAGATGCACAAGGCACGACCGATTTTCTGGGCTATGACACCGAGGTTGCCGAAGGGCAGATCGTCGCGCTCGTGCAGGGCGGCACGGCGACGCAGACGGCCAAAGCCGGAGAGACCGTTCAGATTGCCCTGAACCAGACGCCTTTTTACGCCGAAAGCGGTGGGCAGGTCGGGGATACCGGCGTGATCAAGACAGCCAATGGGGTTGCAAACGTCACGGATTGCCGCAAGACGGCGGATGTTTTCGTGCATATGGCCAAGGTCACTGAGGGCGCCTTGTCGGTCGGGGAGGCGGCGCAGCTCACGGTTGATCCCGCCCGCCGCACGGCGATCCGCGCCAATCATTCGGCGACGCATCTGTTGCATGAGGCGCTGCGCGAGGCTTTGGGCGATCACGTGGCGCAACGCGGGTCATTGAACGCCGAAGATCGGTTGCGCTTCGATTTCAGCCACACGCAGGCCCTGAGCCACGAGGAACTGGCCCGGGTCGAAGCGGATGTGAACGCCTACATCCGGCAGAACGCGCCGGTGGAAACCCGCATCATGACGCCGGATGCCGCGCGTGAACTGGGCGCGCAGGCGCTCTTTGGCGAGAAATATGGCGATGAGGTCCGCGTGGTCTCTATGGGGCGCAAGGAAGGTTCCGGCAAGGGGTTGAGCGGTGATACCTATTCGCTGGAGCTTTGCGGCGGAACGCATGTGCGCCAGACCGGCGACATCGGCGCCTTTGTGACGCTTGGGGACAGCGCCAGCAGCGCCGGTGTGCGCCGGATCGAAGCGCTGACCGGGGCCGCCGCGTTGCAGCATCTGCGCGCGCAGGATCAGCGTCTGGCCGCCGTCGCGGCAGACCTCAAGGCGCAGCTTGCCGATGTGCCCGAGCGTGTGCGCAGCCTTCTCGAGGAACGCCGTGCGCTGTCAAACGAAGTGGCGCAACTGCGCCGGGAACTTGCCATGAGCGGCGGTGGTGGCAGTGCCGCCCCGGACGTCAAGGACGTGGCCGGCACGCCTTTCATGGCGCAGGTGCTGTCGGGCGTGACCGGCAAGGACTTGCCCGGCCTCGTCGATCAGATGAAAGAACAAATGGGATCGGGCGTCGTTTTGCTGATCGCGGATGCGGATGGCAAGGCGGCTGTCGCGGCGGGTGTGACCAAGGACCTCACCGCCAAACTGTCCGCTGTGGATATCGTCAAGGCGAGCGTCGCGGCCCTCGGCGGCAAGGGCGGCGGTGGACGTCCCGACATGGCGCAGGGCGGTGCAAAAGATGCCGCCAATGCCGATGCCGCGATTGCAGCCGCAGAAACAGTCTTGAAAGGATAG
- the recA gene encoding recombinase RecA produces MATADLLSMNSKKSADKQKALDSALAQIERQFGKGSIMKLGAEGAVQDIQASSTGSLGLDIALGIGGLPMGRIVEIYGPESSGKTTLTLHCVAEQQKAGGVCAFVDAEHALDPTYAKKLGVDLDELLISQPDTGEQALEITDTLVRSGAVNMVIVDSVAALTPKSELEGDMGDSSVGVQARLMSQAMRKLTGSISRSNCMVIFINQIRMKIGVMFGSPETTTGGNALKFYSSVRLDIRRIGALKDRDEVVGNHTRVKVVKNKVAAPFKQVEFDIMYGEGISKMGELLDLGVAAGVVDKSGSWFSYGDERIGQGRENAKGFLRENVQMALEIEDKIRAAHGLDFDMPAHEKKADDDILEA; encoded by the coding sequence ATGGCAACGGCAGATCTACTCAGCATGAACAGCAAGAAATCCGCAGATAAACAGAAAGCGCTCGACTCCGCATTGGCCCAGATCGAACGCCAGTTCGGCAAGGGCTCGATCATGAAACTGGGGGCCGAAGGTGCCGTTCAGGACATTCAGGCAAGCTCAACCGGCTCCCTGGGGCTTGATATCGCCTTGGGCATAGGTGGTCTGCCGATGGGCAGAATCGTCGAAATCTACGGCCCTGAAAGTTCGGGCAAGACCACGCTGACCCTGCATTGCGTTGCCGAGCAGCAAAAAGCGGGCGGTGTCTGCGCATTTGTTGATGCGGAACACGCGCTTGATCCGACATATGCAAAAAAGCTGGGTGTTGATCTGGACGAATTGCTGATCAGTCAGCCCGATACCGGCGAGCAAGCGCTTGAAATTACCGATACGCTCGTGCGCTCGGGTGCAGTGAACATGGTGATCGTGGATTCTGTGGCCGCGCTGACGCCAAAGTCCGAGCTGGAAGGCGATATGGGCGACAGTTCCGTCGGCGTTCAGGCCCGCCTGATGAGCCAGGCGATGCGCAAGCTGACAGGCTCCATCAGCCGCAGCAACTGTATGGTGATCTTCATCAACCAGATCCGGATGAAGATCGGCGTCATGTTCGGATCGCCCGAGACAACGACGGGCGGTAATGCGCTCAAGTTCTATTCATCCGTTCGCCTTGATATCCGGCGTATCGGCGCACTGAAGGACCGCGATGAGGTCGTCGGGAACCACACCCGCGTCAAGGTCGTCAAGAACAAGGTTGCAGCACCTTTCAAGCAAGTCGAATTTGATATCATGTACGGCGAAGGTATCTCCAAAATGGGGGAGCTTCTGGACCTTGGCGTGGCTGCCGGTGTGGTGGATAAATCCGGGTCATGGTTCAGCTATGGGGATGAACGGATCGGGCAGGGGCGTGAGAACGCCAAGGGATTCCTGCGCGAAAACGTCCAGATGGCGCTTGAGATCGAGGATAAGATTCGCGCCGCACATGGGCTGGATTTCGACATGCCGGCGCATGAGAAGAAAGCGGACGACGATATTCTTGAGGCCTAA